In Bacteroidia bacterium, the following are encoded in one genomic region:
- a CDS encoding MBL fold metallo-hydrolase — MNVHAFTFNSFSENTYILTDNYSKECVIVDPGCSNYYEQNILMEFIKNQQLKPVLLLNTHCHIDHVFGNQWVKTTFNIPFYAHEKEMDNLHKLPMYAPMFGIPPFSSPFPDKYIDEKDTVTFSKTTLRILFTPGHSAGSICFYHPESHQIISGDVLFNGSIGRYDLPGGDYHTLIQSIKTKLLTLPDQTIVYSGHGPVTTIWQERYHNPFL, encoded by the coding sequence ATGAATGTACATGCTTTCACTTTCAATAGCTTTTCTGAAAATACATACATTCTTACTGATAATTATAGCAAAGAATGCGTAATTGTTGACCCTGGTTGTAGCAACTACTATGAGCAGAATATTCTTATGGAATTTATTAAAAATCAACAACTTAAACCTGTACTCCTACTCAATACTCATTGCCATATAGATCATGTATTTGGTAATCAATGGGTTAAGACTACATTTAATATCCCTTTTTATGCGCATGAAAAAGAAATGGATAATTTACACAAGTTACCAATGTATGCACCTATGTTTGGGATACCTCCATTTAGTAGCCCCTTTCCTGATAAGTATATTGATGAAAAAGATACTGTAACATTTAGCAAAACTACCTTGCGCATTCTTTTCACGCCTGGACATTCAGCAGGTAGTATTTGTTTTTATCATCCTGAAAGTCATCAGATTATTAGCGGAGATGTCCTCTTTAATGGTAGTATCGGTAGATATGACCTACCTGGTGGTGATTATCATACTCTTATACAAAGCATTAAGACTAAACTTTTGACGTTACCTGATCAAACAATTGTATACAGTGGTCATGGACCTGTTACTACTATATGGCAAGAAAGATATCACAATCCATTTTTATAG